A section of the Armatimonadota bacterium genome encodes:
- a CDS encoding ferredoxin family protein, whose product MAYVIAEPCIGTKDRSCVEVCPVDCIHPRAEEDQGEIMLYINPDECIDCGACEPVCPVQAIFAEADVPEQWKEYVEMNADYYRLSREEFAEKWGREP is encoded by the coding sequence ATGGCGTACGTGATCGCGGAACCCTGCATCGGGACGAAGGACCGGTCCTGCGTGGAGGTGTGCCCGGTGGACTGCATCCACCCGCGGGCGGAGGAGGACCAGGGCGAGATCATGCTGTACATCAATCCCGACGAGTGCATCGACTGCGGCGCCTGCGAACCCGTCTGCCCCGTCCAGGCCATCTTCGCGGAGGCGGATGTACCCGAGCAGTGGAAGGAGTACGTGGAGATGAACGCGGACTACTACCGGCTGAGCCGGGAGGAGTTCGCGGAGAAGTGGGGCCGGGAACCGTAG
- the mtnA gene encoding S-methyl-5-thioribose-1-phosphate isomerase, which yields MPLRSIAWQADALEVLDQTRLPHEVRVLRLRDWREVVEAIREMRVRGAPAIGAAGAYALALAARQAAADPDSFEVRLHQAAEEIRKARPTAVNLQGAVDRLMRCLDPRRDPWANAEALLREAHRILEEEAEANRRLSLLGAAQIRPGERILTLCNTGALATAGMGTALGILRAAHASGKGIHVYVCETRPVLQGARLTAWELLQEGIPFHLLPDAAAGWLMARGMVDRVIVGADRIAANGDVANKIGTYTLAVLSRHHGIPFWVAAPSSTVDLATPNGAAIPIESRDPREVTHLGGIPVAPEGTPVLNDAFDVTPAELVSAIVTDAGIATPPYEESLRRLVGAAQPLQV from the coding sequence ATGCCGCTTCGCAGCATCGCCTGGCAAGCGGATGCCCTGGAGGTCCTGGACCAGACCCGCCTCCCGCATGAGGTGCGGGTGCTGCGGTTGCGGGATTGGCGGGAGGTGGTGGAGGCCATCCGCGAGATGCGGGTGCGGGGCGCTCCCGCCATCGGGGCCGCGGGTGCATACGCCTTGGCCCTCGCGGCCCGGCAGGCTGCCGCGGACCCGGACTCCTTCGAGGTCCGGCTCCATCAGGCCGCGGAGGAGATCCGGAAGGCCCGGCCCACCGCGGTGAACCTGCAGGGGGCGGTGGACCGGCTGATGCGGTGCCTGGATCCCCGCAGGGACCCATGGGCAAACGCGGAGGCGTTGCTCCGGGAGGCCCACCGGATCCTGGAGGAGGAGGCGGAGGCGAACCGCCGCCTGAGTCTCCTCGGGGCCGCGCAGATCCGGCCCGGGGAGCGCATCCTCACGCTCTGCAACACCGGAGCCCTGGCCACGGCGGGCATGGGCACCGCCCTCGGTATCCTCCGGGCGGCTCACGCCTCCGGCAAGGGCATCCACGTGTACGTGTGTGAGACCCGCCCGGTGCTGCAGGGCGCTCGGCTCACCGCCTGGGAGCTGCTGCAGGAGGGGATCCCCTTTCACCTCCTCCCGGACGCGGCCGCGGGGTGGCTCATGGCGCGGGGGATGGTGGATCGGGTGATCGTGGGGGCGGACCGGATCGCGGCGAACGGGGACGTGGCGAACAAGATCGGTACCTACACCCTCGCGGTTCTGAGCCGGCACCACGGGATTCCCTTCTGGGTGGCGGCGCCGAGTTCCACCGTCGACCTCGCCACACCCAACGGGGCCGCCATCCCCATCGAGTCCCGGGATCCCCGGGAAGTCACCCACCTCGGGGGAATTCCCGTGGCGCCGGAGGGGACCCCCGTCCTCAACGACGCCTTCGACGTGACGCCCGCGGAGCTGGTGAGCGCCATCGTCACGGACGCGGGCATCGCGACCCCGCCCTACGAGGAATCCCTGCGGCGCCTGGTGGGAGCGGCCCAACCCCTGCAGGTCTAG
- a CDS encoding adenosylcobalamin-dependent ribonucleoside-diphosphate reductase — MTIATEPRTLFEETFRWFGGDELRARVFLDKYALRDGGGRILERTPPEMWNRVAREIASAEPTEALRREWEEKFRWLLEDFRMVPGGRILFAAGNPRRSTASNCYVIPIRGDSLEDIFEWCKEAARTYSLGGGVGGDISVLRPRGSPVNNAALTSTGAVSFMELMSTTTGTIGQAGRRGALMITIANDHPDVLEFCRVKRNLDRVRYANISVRIHDDFMRAVERDGEYVLRFRNEKAHVERPIRARDLWRELVEGAWGWAEPGVIFWDTVKRYSTSEYNGMEVLTTNPCSEIPLEAYGSCNLANVNLARFVLDPFTDRARVDEEGLLRAVRYTVRFLDDVLDYNMDRHPLPQQREASRRARRIGVGFTGLGDMLAQLRLRYDTEEAIAFVDRLFQRIKDAAYEASAELSREKGPFPAFDPDRHFYRDGTLHPFLATLSPEVLAKCRTWGLRNVALLTVPPVGSGAALAGVTSGIEPIYDLFYLRRSESLSQREFKVYHPLVKQYMDEFGVDEEHLPDYFTTAHRIRPEMRVRMQATIQKHVDHSISSTVNLPREATVEDVERVYFLAWKLGCKGITVYREGSREDILRSLSGEKQPDNDAARSAPSRAERAPEAGRGAVAVRARPKVTQGRTERIETPRGRVYVTVNEDELGVCEVFVESLDVEAEAIGRLSSLALRAGVDAREVIEQLWRVQSKEAVIDRSSDGTPVRVSTIAQAVALALGRTLYGEAFRPDREFPRAAVLPEPVPRARQERLRFAPAQPLPPVGAANGTVPLEFAGICPDCGETLVYENGCAVCRGCGYSKC; from the coding sequence ATGACCATCGCCACGGAACCCAGGACCCTCTTCGAGGAGACCTTCCGATGGTTTGGGGGAGACGAGCTGCGTGCCCGGGTGTTCCTGGACAAGTACGCCCTGCGGGATGGAGGGGGGCGGATCCTGGAGCGCACCCCGCCGGAGATGTGGAACCGGGTGGCGCGGGAGATCGCCTCCGCGGAGCCCACGGAGGCCCTGCGCCGGGAGTGGGAGGAGAAGTTCCGGTGGCTGCTGGAGGACTTCCGGATGGTGCCCGGAGGCCGCATCCTCTTCGCCGCCGGAAACCCCCGCCGCAGCACCGCCAGCAACTGCTACGTCATCCCCATCCGGGGCGATTCCCTGGAGGACATCTTCGAGTGGTGCAAGGAGGCGGCCCGCACCTACTCCCTGGGCGGTGGGGTGGGCGGGGACATCAGCGTGCTGCGGCCCCGCGGCAGCCCCGTGAACAACGCGGCCCTCACCAGCACCGGTGCCGTGAGCTTCATGGAGCTCATGTCCACCACCACCGGCACCATCGGGCAGGCGGGGCGTCGGGGGGCCCTCATGATCACCATCGCCAACGACCATCCGGATGTGCTGGAGTTCTGCCGGGTCAAGCGCAACCTGGATCGGGTGCGTTATGCCAACATCAGCGTCCGGATCCACGACGACTTCATGCGGGCCGTGGAACGCGACGGGGAGTACGTCCTGCGCTTCCGCAACGAGAAGGCCCACGTGGAGCGTCCCATCCGTGCCCGGGATCTGTGGCGGGAACTCGTGGAGGGAGCCTGGGGGTGGGCGGAGCCCGGGGTCATCTTCTGGGACACGGTCAAGCGCTACTCCACGAGCGAGTACAACGGGATGGAGGTCCTCACCACCAACCCGTGCAGCGAGATTCCGCTCGAGGCGTACGGGTCCTGCAACCTGGCGAACGTGAACTTGGCGAGGTTCGTCCTGGACCCCTTCACGGACCGGGCCCGGGTGGACGAGGAGGGGCTGCTGCGGGCGGTGCGGTACACCGTGCGGTTCCTGGACGACGTCCTGGACTACAACATGGACCGGCATCCCCTGCCGCAGCAGCGGGAAGCGAGCCGGAGGGCCCGCCGGATCGGGGTGGGATTCACGGGACTTGGGGACATGCTGGCGCAGCTGCGGCTGCGGTACGACACGGAGGAGGCCATCGCCTTCGTGGACCGGCTCTTCCAGCGCATCAAGGACGCCGCCTACGAAGCCTCCGCGGAGTTGAGCCGGGAGAAGGGTCCGTTCCCCGCCTTTGACCCGGACCGGCACTTCTACCGGGACGGGACGCTGCATCCGTTCCTCGCCACCCTGAGCCCGGAAGTGCTCGCCAAGTGCCGGACTTGGGGGCTGCGGAACGTGGCCCTGCTCACGGTCCCGCCCGTGGGAAGCGGCGCGGCCCTCGCGGGGGTCACGAGCGGGATCGAGCCCATCTACGACCTCTTCTACCTGCGGCGCAGCGAATCCCTGAGCCAGCGGGAGTTCAAGGTCTATCACCCGCTTGTCAAGCAGTACATGGACGAGTTCGGAGTGGACGAGGAGCACCTGCCGGACTACTTCACCACCGCCCACCGGATCCGGCCAGAGATGCGGGTGCGGATGCAGGCCACGATCCAGAAGCACGTTGACCACAGCATCAGTTCCACGGTGAACCTGCCCCGTGAGGCCACGGTGGAGGACGTGGAGCGCGTCTACTTCCTCGCGTGGAAGCTCGGGTGCAAGGGGATCACCGTGTACCGGGAAGGGAGCCGGGAGGACATCCTCCGGAGCCTGAGCGGGGAGAAGCAACCGGACAACGACGCGGCACGGTCCGCTCCCTCCCGGGCCGAGCGGGCCCCGGAGGCCGGGCGCGGGGCCGTGGCGGTGCGGGCCCGGCCCAAGGTCACCCAGGGCCGCACGGAGCGCATCGAGACACCCCGGGGGAGGGTGTACGTGACGGTGAACGAGGACGAGCTGGGGGTGTGCGAGGTGTTCGTGGAGTCCCTGGACGTGGAAGCGGAGGCCATCGGCCGGCTGAGCTCCTTGGCCCTGCGGGCCGGGGTGGACGCCCGGGAGGTCATCGAGCAGCTGTGGCGGGTGCAGTCCAAGGAGGCGGTGATCGACCGCAGCAGCGACGGCACGCCCGTGCGGGTGAGCACCATCGCCCAGGCGGTGGCCCTGGCCCTGGGCCGGACCCTGTACGGGGAGGCCTTTCGTCCCGATCGGGAGTTCCCGCGCGCGGCAGTTCTCCCCGAGCCGGTGCCGCGCGCCCGCCAGGAGCGGCTGCGCTTCGCTCCCGCGCAGCCGCTCCCCCCTGTAGGGGCCGCGAACGGCACCGTGCCCCTGGAGTTCGCGGGCATCTGCCCGGACTGCGGGGAAACCCTCGTGTACGAGAACGGGTGCGCGGTCTGCCGCGGGTGCGGGTACTCGAAGTGCTAG
- a CDS encoding glycosyltransferase family 2 protein — translation MRTRRPEALLWVVGGGAVWVALLLYSVRTHDIRWLQVVLLVYSLYGVCMHLLGTLARFRPRCAPPADRLPFVTVLIPARNEARVIGRSVRSSCSLRYHDAQGRPRFEVIVLDDGSTDGTSEVVRALQDTLPVVPRVVRVPEGEGGRKASVLNVGMRHARGELVAVFDADARIHPEFLRRAVPYLLEPGVAGVQGRRLFYHPVRTLLSRGQEVEFRVFHTLMQRAREHFGACVLLGGNGMLVNRRALLALGGWNPLALTEDTDLAIRFWAAGWRVRYCEEAVVWEESVPGWWDLVRQRTRWSEGALMALGDYFLRILLGRTTLFQKLDLVFFLTGTVAIPAAIFASYVYGTVLFLRNLLEPLYLLPIGRALAPELTNAAFFLFTGALATAIGAQMGFRPLRVAGALLSYLLMGSHQMLTAPLALLRYARDTLTGQGEWLKTEHRGAPRPEAV, via the coding sequence ATGCGGACCCGGCGGCCGGAGGCGCTTCTCTGGGTGGTGGGGGGAGGGGCCGTGTGGGTCGCCCTCCTCCTCTACAGCGTCCGCACCCACGACATCCGCTGGCTGCAGGTGGTGCTCCTTGTCTATTCCCTCTACGGCGTGTGCATGCACCTCCTGGGGACCTTGGCCCGCTTCCGGCCCCGTTGTGCACCCCCTGCGGACCGCCTTCCCTTCGTCACCGTGCTCATCCCCGCCCGCAACGAGGCGAGGGTGATCGGCCGCAGCGTGCGGAGCAGCTGCTCCCTCCGCTACCACGACGCCCAGGGGAGGCCCCGGTTCGAGGTGATCGTGCTGGACGATGGGTCCACGGACGGGACCTCGGAGGTGGTGCGGGCGCTCCAGGATACCCTCCCCGTGGTGCCCCGGGTGGTGCGGGTCCCGGAGGGCGAAGGGGGCCGGAAGGCATCGGTTCTGAACGTGGGGATGCGGCACGCACGCGGGGAGCTCGTGGCGGTGTTCGACGCGGACGCCCGGATCCACCCGGAGTTCTTGCGGCGGGCGGTTCCGTACCTCCTGGAGCCGGGGGTGGCGGGGGTGCAGGGCCGGCGCCTCTTCTACCATCCCGTGCGCACGCTCCTGAGCCGGGGCCAGGAGGTGGAGTTCCGGGTGTTCCACACCCTCATGCAGCGGGCCCGGGAACACTTCGGCGCGTGCGTGCTCCTGGGCGGGAACGGCATGTTGGTGAACCGCCGGGCCCTGCTGGCCCTGGGCGGATGGAACCCCCTCGCTCTCACGGAGGACACGGACCTTGCCATCCGGTTCTGGGCCGCGGGCTGGAGGGTACGGTACTGCGAGGAGGCGGTGGTGTGGGAGGAGTCCGTGCCCGGTTGGTGGGACCTCGTCCGCCAGCGCACCCGCTGGTCCGAGGGAGCCCTCATGGCCCTGGGCGACTACTTCCTCAGGATCCTTCTGGGGCGCACCACCCTTTTTCAGAAGCTGGATCTGGTGTTCTTCCTCACGGGCACCGTGGCGATCCCCGCGGCCATCTTCGCGAGCTACGTGTACGGCACCGTCCTGTTCCTGCGGAACCTGCTGGAGCCCCTGTACCTCCTGCCCATCGGCCGCGCCCTCGCGCCCGAGCTCACCAACGCGGCCTTCTTCCTGTTCACCGGAGCCCTCGCCACCGCCATCGGGGCCCAGATGGGCTTCCGCCCGCTCCGGGTGGCGGGGGCCCTGCTGAGCTACCTCCTCATGGGATCGCACCAGATGCTGACGGCTCCCCTGGCCCTCCTCCGGTACGCCAGGGACACCCTTACGGGGCAGGGGGAGTGGCTGAAGACGGAGCATCGGGGCGCGCCCCGGCCGGAGGCCGTTTAG
- a CDS encoding YggS family pyridoxal phosphate-dependent enzyme yields MTVGAIGLDLVRHNLEAVRLRLAAACARSGRDPASVRVVAVTKGFPAEVVVAAVQAGLTDLGENYVQEAREKIRAVPEATWHLVGHLQRNKAREAVRLFPWIHSLDSEALAEELDRRAAQHDRALQVLIQVNVAGEAQKHGVPPEEAIRLAQAVLRLRRLRLRGLMTIAPLTPHPEEVRWVFRTLRTLRDDLAHRLGFPLPELSMGMTDDFEVAVEEGATMVRLGRALFGERPGR; encoded by the coding sequence GTGACCGTGGGCGCGATCGGGCTAGATCTGGTGCGGCACAACCTCGAGGCGGTGCGGTTGCGCCTCGCCGCCGCCTGCGCCCGGTCGGGCCGGGATCCCGCCTCCGTGCGGGTGGTGGCCGTGACCAAGGGGTTCCCCGCGGAGGTGGTGGTGGCCGCGGTGCAGGCGGGATTGACGGACCTCGGGGAGAACTACGTGCAGGAAGCCCGGGAGAAAATCCGGGCGGTTCCGGAGGCCACCTGGCACCTGGTGGGGCACCTGCAGCGGAACAAGGCCCGGGAGGCGGTCCGGTTGTTCCCGTGGATCCACTCCCTGGACTCCGAGGCCCTCGCGGAGGAGCTGGATCGCAGGGCCGCACAGCACGACCGCGCCCTCCAGGTGCTTATCCAGGTAAACGTAGCGGGGGAGGCCCAAAAGCACGGGGTCCCGCCCGAGGAGGCCATCCGGCTTGCCCAAGCCGTGCTGCGGCTTCGGAGGCTGCGGCTGCGGGGACTCATGACCATCGCTCCCCTCACCCCCCACCCGGAGGAGGTCCGGTGGGTGTTCCGGACGCTGCGGACCCTGCGGGACGACCTCGCGCACCGCCTGGGCTTTCCCCTCCCGGAGCTCTCCATGGGGATGACGGACGACTTCGAGGTGGCGGTGGAGGAGGGAGCCACCATGGTGCGCCTGGGCCGGGCCCTCTTCGGAGAACGGCCCGGCCGGTGA
- the mutY gene encoding A/G-specific adenine glycosylase, giving the protein MDTGFSRALLAWYVRSARPLPWRATRDPYAIWVAEVLLQQTRVEVAIPYYHRFLQAFPTVESLAAAQGEEVLRVWEGLGYYARARHLHRAARLVTEQGGFPTTAEGWMKLPGVGPYTAAAIASIAFGQDVLALDGNGLRVGARLLGIRRPLDDPSARQRIRAGLEALLPRGRAGEFNQALMDLGATVCLARSPRCEACPVWRWCAAAAHGLWEHIPARPAKRPKPHRHFVAVLVRDPAGRVLLVRQPPRGLWGGLWILPQVEARTWRQARQRLERVLGVRLRRRTGRPFAVLQHGFTHFLATFRAVEAIPSARPAVGRFVSPRSPGVPVPVPTRRILERLRT; this is encoded by the coding sequence ATGGATACCGGTTTCTCTCGCGCGCTGCTGGCCTGGTACGTCCGGAGTGCGCGCCCGCTCCCCTGGAGGGCCACCCGAGACCCCTACGCCATCTGGGTGGCGGAGGTCCTCTTGCAGCAGACCCGGGTGGAGGTGGCTATTCCTTACTACCACCGGTTCCTCCAGGCCTTCCCCACGGTGGAGTCCCTGGCCGCGGCACAGGGGGAGGAGGTCCTGCGGGTGTGGGAGGGATTGGGGTACTACGCCCGAGCCCGTCACCTCCACCGGGCCGCCCGTCTGGTGACGGAGCAGGGGGGATTCCCCACCACCGCGGAGGGGTGGATGAAGTTACCGGGGGTAGGTCCCTACACCGCGGCCGCCATCGCGAGCATCGCCTTCGGCCAAGACGTGCTGGCCCTGGACGGCAACGGACTGCGGGTCGGGGCGAGACTACTGGGCATCCGCCGGCCGTTGGATGACCCCTCCGCCCGCCAGCGCATCCGCGCGGGCCTGGAGGCCCTGCTCCCCCGGGGCCGGGCCGGGGAGTTTAACCAGGCCCTCATGGACCTGGGAGCCACGGTGTGCCTAGCCCGGTCTCCCCGGTGCGAGGCGTGTCCGGTGTGGAGGTGGTGCGCGGCCGCGGCCCACGGGCTTTGGGAGCACATCCCCGCCCGGCCGGCGAAGCGCCCCAAGCCCCACCGCCACTTCGTGGCGGTCCTCGTGCGGGACCCCGCGGGTCGGGTGCTGCTGGTGCGCCAGCCCCCGAGGGGGTTGTGGGGCGGGCTGTGGATTCTCCCACAGGTGGAGGCCCGGACGTGGAGGCAGGCCCGGCAAAGGCTCGAGCGTGTTTTGGGGGTCCGCCTGCGGCGCCGCACGGGTAGGCCCTTCGCCGTCCTACAACACGGCTTCACCCACTTCCTGGCCACCTTCCGCGCGGTAGAAGCCATCCCAAGCGCCCGGCCCGCGGTAGGGCGCTTCGTCTCCCCCCGCTCGCCGGGTGTCCCGGTTCCCGTCCCGACCCGGAGGATCCTCGAACGGCTCAGGACCTAG
- the nrdR gene encoding transcriptional regulator NrdR, which yields MRCPYCGYEDSRVLDSRPVEEGSAVRRRRECPRCERRFTTYERVEAAPLMVVKRDGRREPFDRGKILAGLLKARGKRPIPIEALEALVADVERVVRHRGEAEVPSSLIGELVMERLRSLDEVAYVRFASEYRRFSDADSIVEEVARLRAQKAREELLRRQIPLLPAPENQSDGRY from the coding sequence ATGCGGTGTCCGTACTGCGGGTATGAGGACAGCCGGGTGCTGGACTCCCGCCCGGTGGAGGAGGGGAGTGCCGTCCGGCGGCGGCGGGAGTGCCCCCGGTGCGAGCGGCGGTTCACCACCTACGAGCGGGTGGAGGCGGCCCCCCTCATGGTGGTGAAGCGGGACGGTCGGCGGGAGCCCTTTGACCGCGGGAAGATCCTCGCGGGCCTGCTGAAGGCCAGGGGCAAGCGTCCCATCCCCATCGAGGCCCTGGAGGCCCTGGTGGCGGACGTGGAGCGGGTGGTGCGCCATCGGGGCGAGGCGGAGGTTCCGAGCAGCCTCATCGGGGAGCTGGTGATGGAGCGGCTGCGGTCCCTGGACGAGGTGGCCTACGTGCGGTTCGCCTCCGAGTACCGGCGGTTCTCGGATGCGGACAGCATCGTGGAGGAGGTGGCCCGGCTGCGGGCTCAGAAGGCACGGGAGGAGCTGCTGCGGCGCCAGATCCCTCTCCTGCCCGCCCCGGAGAACCAGAGCGACGGACGGTATTGA
- a CDS encoding cell division protein SepF, translated as MARLMQFLGFDEEPEEEEPLVEEEPRRRRTPILSLHTNRQMEIVVLEPKSLEEARGAADCLKHRRPVIVNLRDVERETAQRIVDFLCGVDYALDGHLQQVGEEIFLFAPSHVVITAPSANPPRATGPLFPV; from the coding sequence ATGGCGCGCCTGATGCAGTTCCTGGGTTTCGATGAGGAGCCGGAGGAGGAAGAACCGCTCGTCGAGGAGGAACCCCGGCGCCGCAGGACCCCCATCCTCAGCCTGCACACGAACCGGCAGATGGAGATCGTGGTCCTGGAGCCCAAGAGCCTGGAGGAAGCCCGGGGGGCCGCGGACTGTCTCAAGCACCGGCGCCCCGTGATCGTGAACCTCCGGGACGTGGAGCGGGAGACGGCGCAGCGGATCGTGGACTTCCTCTGCGGAGTGGACTATGCCCTGGACGGGCATCTCCAGCAGGTGGGGGAGGAGATCTTCCTGTTCGCGCCCAGCCACGTGGTGATCACGGCTCCTTCCGCCAACCCGCCGCGCGCCACCGGTCCCCTCTTCCCCGTTTAG
- the thiI gene encoding tRNA uracil 4-sulfurtransferase ThiI produces MEEVILVRYGEIGLKGRNRGFFLRHLERNLRARLADLDAEVENRFDRFVVRAVRDREEAIVRITRTFGVVSASPALEVPGELQAIEEAAVEVTRRALGEAATATFRVSARRGDPRFPMRSVDLERHLGAVLLRRFPGLVARMKDPEIEVCVEVRKRAYVYTRTHPGPGGLPVGSGGRAVGLLSGGIDSPVALWMMARRGMEILPLHFHAFPFTSERSKEKVVSIVRRLETWTGPLRLRVAPFAEVQRAIGQSVPEPLWTLVMRRMMMRVAERMADAAGARALVTGENLGQVASQTVEALHVIEAVTRLPVLRPLVGMDKQEIVALAQRIGTYELSLLPYEDCCTLFVPRHPRTRPSLEEVEAAERVLPVEDLVERVVAGVEEIPSPEPVSVN; encoded by the coding sequence ATGGAGGAAGTGATCCTGGTCCGGTACGGGGAGATCGGCCTCAAGGGCCGCAACCGAGGTTTCTTCTTGCGGCACCTGGAGCGCAACCTCCGGGCGCGCCTGGCGGATCTGGACGCGGAGGTGGAGAACCGATTCGACCGGTTCGTGGTGCGGGCCGTGCGGGACCGCGAGGAGGCCATCGTCCGCATCACCCGCACCTTCGGGGTGGTCTCCGCGAGCCCTGCCCTGGAGGTCCCCGGGGAACTACAGGCCATCGAGGAGGCTGCGGTGGAGGTCACACGCCGGGCCCTGGGGGAGGCCGCCACGGCCACCTTCCGGGTCAGCGCCCGCCGCGGGGATCCCCGCTTCCCCATGCGCTCCGTGGACCTGGAGCGGCACCTGGGGGCGGTGCTCCTCCGGCGGTTTCCCGGGCTGGTGGCCCGCATGAAGGATCCGGAGATCGAGGTGTGTGTGGAGGTGCGGAAGCGGGCGTACGTGTACACCCGGACGCATCCAGGCCCCGGGGGTCTCCCCGTGGGGAGCGGAGGCCGTGCGGTGGGGCTGCTCTCGGGCGGGATTGACAGCCCCGTGGCCCTTTGGATGATGGCCCGGCGGGGAATGGAGATCCTCCCCCTCCACTTCCACGCCTTCCCCTTCACGAGCGAGCGGTCGAAGGAGAAGGTGGTGAGCATCGTGCGGCGGCTCGAGACGTGGACGGGCCCTTTGCGGCTCCGCGTGGCACCCTTTGCGGAGGTGCAGCGGGCCATCGGGCAGTCCGTCCCGGAGCCCCTGTGGACCCTGGTGATGCGGCGCATGATGATGCGGGTGGCGGAGCGGATGGCGGATGCCGCGGGCGCCCGGGCCCTGGTGACCGGGGAGAACCTGGGACAGGTGGCGAGCCAGACCGTGGAGGCCCTGCACGTGATCGAGGCCGTGACGCGCCTGCCGGTGCTGCGGCCGCTGGTAGGGATGGACAAGCAGGAGATCGTGGCCCTGGCCCAGCGCATCGGCACCTACGAGCTCTCCCTCTTGCCCTACGAGGACTGCTGCACCCTTTTCGTGCCCCGCCATCCCCGCACCCGGCCTTCCCTGGAGGAGGTGGAGGCGGCGGAGCGTGTCCTTCCCGTGGAGGACCTCGTGGAACGCGTAGTGGCGGGGGTGGAGGAGATCCCTTCCCCGGAGCCCGTCTCCGTGAACTAA
- a CDS encoding helix-turn-helix transcriptional regulator encodes MVGTSDPAESRERARAFGNYIRSLRQNFYGRGKGKSLRQLSEETGIPLSVLSRGERGLQDLRKPWYIERLAPALGVRPSVMKRVAALVTPMDVVELRSARPEPASPVLWARLQANLEKLRPAPADVVEALLLYVEFLVDRVQRGERKAV; translated from the coding sequence ATGGTAGGAACAAGTGACCCGGCGGAGTCCAGGGAGCGGGCCCGGGCGTTCGGCAACTACATCCGGTCCCTGCGGCAGAACTTCTACGGCCGCGGCAAGGGCAAGAGCCTGCGGCAGCTCAGTGAGGAGACCGGGATCCCCCTGAGTGTGCTCTCCCGGGGAGAGCGGGGCCTCCAGGACCTCCGCAAGCCATGGTACATCGAGCGGTTGGCCCCTGCCCTGGGGGTTCGGCCCTCCGTGATGAAGCGGGTGGCGGCCCTGGTGACGCCCATGGACGTGGTGGAGCTGCGCAGTGCCCGGCCGGAGCCTGCGAGTCCGGTCCTATGGGCCCGTCTCCAGGCGAATCTCGAGAAGCTGCGGCCGGCCCCCGCGGACGTGGTGGAGGCCCTGCTCCTGTACGTGGAGTTCCTGGTGGATCGGGTACAGCGTGGCGAGCGCAAGGCGGTCTAG
- the pgeF gene encoding peptidoglycan editing factor PgeF, which yields MPFGPDFEPVEVEGLWCLRSRRLQGVARVRHAFTTRRARMGSSDPLADPTFRARLLAALGFDPQRAVAVTQRHTARAVVAERADAGRQLGVADAVVTAEPGLVLSVRTSDCLPVLLVDPEAGVVAAAHAGWRGLARGILARVVEVMVARGARADRITAVGGPSVGPCCYEVDGPVVEALKRWAEGALLPTRPGHWKLDLRAVARVQLRDVGVSWHRMSFCPACTACHGEWFFSYRRDGRVGRMEGLIALEP from the coding sequence ATGCCCTTCGGACCCGACTTCGAGCCCGTGGAGGTAGAGGGGCTGTGGTGCCTGCGGTCCAGGCGGCTCCAGGGTGTGGCCCGGGTCCGGCATGCCTTTACCACCCGCCGGGCCCGCATGGGATCTTCCGATCCCCTGGCGGACCCCACCTTCCGGGCCCGCTTGCTCGCGGCGTTGGGATTCGATCCACAACGGGCCGTAGCGGTCACCCAACGGCATACCGCCCGGGCGGTAGTGGCGGAGAGGGCTGACGCAGGAAGGCAGCTGGGCGTGGCGGACGCGGTGGTGACGGCAGAACCCGGCCTGGTGCTGAGCGTTCGGACCAGCGACTGCCTCCCCGTCCTCCTCGTGGATCCGGAGGCGGGGGTGGTGGCGGCCGCACACGCGGGATGGCGGGGGCTGGCAAGAGGGATCCTGGCCCGGGTGGTGGAGGTCATGGTGGCCCGGGGGGCCCGGGCCGACCGCATCACCGCGGTGGGGGGGCCTTCCGTGGGCCCTTGCTGCTACGAGGTGGACGGGCCCGTGGTGGAGGCCCTAAAGCGCTGGGCGGAAGGGGCCCTTCTGCCCACCCGTCCCGGCCACTGGAAGTTGGACCTTCGGGCGGTGGCCCGCGTGCAGCTCCGGGATGTCGGGGTATCCTGGCACCGGATGAGCTTCTGTCCCGCCTGCACCGCGTGTCACGGGGAGTGGTTCTTCTCGTACCGGCGGGACGGGCGGGTGGGTCGGATGGAGGGTCTCATCGCCCTGGAGCCGTGA